A genomic segment from Sciurus carolinensis chromosome 1, mSciCar1.2, whole genome shotgun sequence encodes:
- the Nol9 gene encoding polynucleotide 5'-hydroxyl-kinase NOL9, translating into MADSVLLLRRGPSRSTWLRVRKARPQLILSRRPRRRLWTLRWSGRRRLRRRLLQAHAAGGDWCEGAGQGSRAAAARRPKAADPDPGPAPGPEPEPAASASGPQKLPGLSVRQLGPGRALLLLPAEQTFTFSGICRLTCLYGQVEVFGYIISQGQPAQDIFSTYTHAYLTINAIHYSMPEKSEKEIRKEARILLRSHLNLEDRCWSMKNFSPLCSIVMLERLKTSTVNFLTSYPGLSYIFTQEVTTFQINAEYLALRSVGIRKERRKKALNLSESALAALEELVSVSSEEADGCPVILVCGDQDVGKSTFNRYLINQLLNSIPCIDYLECDLGQTEFTPPGCISLLNVTEPVLGPPFTHQRTPQKMVYYGKPSCENNCENYIEIIKYVFSSYKRECPLIVNTMGWVADEGLLLLMDLIRLLSPTHVVQLHSSQSKYMASLTPDYVDDMDGLYTKSKSKVRNRGYELPEFADNLEFADEDKESPVLFTGHKLLSVYSEFSFRKTSRNRESHNRIFRELAVLGYLGQLLPAVPKPLSPLHGLTPYQVPFNAVALRIAHADVAPTHVLYAVNASWVGLCKILDDVRGYTKGPILLAQTPICDCLGFGICRGIDMEKRLYHILTPVPPEELRTVNCLLVGAISIPQCIFKSQRGPEGTIPYVTTDYNFKLPGASEKIGAREFNDTQEGKLYRRPRFYRKK; encoded by the exons ATGGCGGATTCGGTGCTGCTGTTGCGGCGCGGCCCGAGCCGCTCCACGTGGCTGCGGGTCCGCAAGGCCCGGCCCCAGCTCATCCTCAGCCGCCGGCCGCGCCGCCGGCTCTGGACACTGCGCTGGAGCGGCCGGCGGCGCCTGCGGCGGCGGCTGCTGCAGGCCCACGCCGCGGGCGGGGACTGGTGCGAGGGCGCCGGCCAGGGCTCCCGCGCGGCGGCGGCGCGGAGGCCCAAGGCCGCGGACCCCGACCCCGGCCCGGCCCCTGGCCCCGAGCCGGAACCGGCCGCCTCCGCGAGCGGCCCCCAGAAGCTCCCGGGCCTGTCCGTGCGGCAGCTGGGCCCGGGCCgcgcgctgctgctgctgccggcGGAGCAG aCTTTTACTTTTAGTGGAATCTGTCGTTTGACTTGCCTCTATGGCCAGGTGGAGGTGTTTGGTTATATCATCAGCCAAGGCCAGCCTGCCCAAGATATCTTCTCTACCTATACCCATGCGTACCTGACCATTAATGCAATCCATTACTCCATGcctgagaaaagtgagaaagagataagaaaggaaGCCCGGATTTTGCTCAGATCTCATCTTAACCTGG AGGACAGATGTTGGTCGATGAAGaatttttctcctctgtgttCCATTGTGATGCTAGAACGTCTGAAAACCTCCACTGTGAACTTCCTAACCAGCTATCCAGGTTTATCTTACATTTTCACACAAGAG GTTACAACGTTTCAGATTAACGCTGAATATTTAGCCTTGAGGTCTGTTGGCatcagaaaagagagaaggaaaaaagcacTTAATTTAAGTGAGAGTGCCCTGGCAGCTCTGGAGGAGTTAGTGAGTGTGTCTTCTG AAGAAGCAGATGGCTGCCCTGTCATTCTGGTCTGTGGTGACCAGGACGTTGGAAAGTCAACATTTAACAGATACCTGATTAACCAGTTGTTAAATAG TATTCCCTGCATTGACTATTTGGAATGTGACCTGGGGCAGACAGAGTTCACGCCTCCCGGCTGCATCTCTTTGCTTAATGTCACAGAACCAGTTCTGG GACCGCCGTTCACCCACCAGAGGACGCCACAGAAGATGGTGTATTACGGGAAACCTTCTTGTGAGAACAACTGCGAGAATTATATTGAGATAATAAAATACGTGTTCAGCTCTTATAAGAGAGAGTGCCCGCTTATCGTCAACACCATGGGCTGGGTGGCAG ACGAAGGGCTCCTGCTGCTCATGGACCTGATCCGGCTGCTGTCTCCCACCCACGTCGTCCAGCTTCACTCTTCCCAGAGTAAATACATGGCCAGTCTCACCCCGGACTATGTGGATGACATGGATGGCCTGTACACGAAGAGCAAGTCCAAGGTCAGGAACCGTGGCTATGAACTTCCAGAATTCGCAGATAATTTGGAATTTGCTGACGAAGATAAAGAGAGTCCAGTTCTTTTTACTGGACATAAACTGTTGAGTGTTTATTCAGAGTTTTCATTCAGAAAAACTTCAAGGAATAG GGAGTCACATAACAGAATTTTTCGAGAACTGGCAGTGTTAGGTTATCTTGGCCAGCTGCTGCCCGCAGTGCCAAAACCACTCAGTCCTTTACATGGCCTGACGCCCTATCAG GTCCCTTTCAATGCAGTCGCCCTCCGGATTGCCCACGCTGACGTTGCCCCTACCCACGTACTGTATGCTGTGAATGCCAGCTGGGTTGGCCTTTGCAAGATCCTGGATGATGTCAGAGGCTACACAAAGGGGCCCATCCTGCTGGCCCAGACTCCCATCTGTGACTGTTTGGGGTTTG GAATCTGTAGAGGCATCGACATGGAGAAGCGACTGTACCACATCCTCACTCCTGTGCCCCCGGAAGAATTGAGAACGGTGAACTGTCTGCTGGTTGGGGCCATTTCCATTCCACAGTGTATCTTCAAGAGCCAG CGTGGACCTGAAGGAACAATTCCCTACGTCACAACagattataattttaaacttcCTGGAGCATCAGAGAAAATTGGAGCAAGAGAATTTAATGACACTCAGGAAGGGAAACTATATCGAAGACCCAGGTTCTATCGGAAAAAGTAA